The following proteins are co-located in the Dromiciops gliroides isolate mDroGli1 chromosome 2, mDroGli1.pri, whole genome shotgun sequence genome:
- the LOC122740169 gene encoding calcium/calmodulin-dependent protein kinase type II subunit beta-like, with amino-acid sequence MPQPCPSPSLLSSLPVLSPRISDILNPVRRGSGPLEAEGPLPAVPQPCPSPTFMSPLPFPSPRISDILSPVRRGSGTPDAEGPQPAVPQSCPSPSLLSPLPTSCK; translated from the exons ATGCCCCAGCCATGTCCGTCTCCATCTCTCCTAAGCTCCCTGCCTGTCCTGT CCCCCAGGATCTCTGACATTCTAAACCCAGTGAGGAGGGGTTCAGGGCCCCTGGAAGCCGAGGGGCCACTACCGGCCGTCCCCCAGCCTTGTCCGTCTCCGACTTTCATGAGTCCCCTGCCATTCCCAT CCCCCAGGATCTCTGACATTCTAAGTCCAGTGAGGAGGGGTTCAGGGACACCGGACGCTGAGGGACCCCAGCCAGCTGTGCCCCAGTCCTGTCCATCTCCATCTCTCCTAAGCCCCCTGCCCACCTCGTGTAAGTAA